A window of the Paenibacillus woosongensis genome harbors these coding sequences:
- a CDS encoding DUF3397 domain-containing protein, whose protein sequence is MSLLSDTLTILAIVPIIPFLLVYFIHLYLKKDKKAALLLAMDVSTLFFILAAAALFNIVFKSGFGLYLIVLILLIAAGLIGGAQNRLKGKVDIKRLLRAVWRLAFAGTGVAYVLLFLISFITYIWTA, encoded by the coding sequence ATGAGTCTGTTAAGTGATACTTTGACCATACTCGCTATCGTGCCAATTATTCCATTTTTGCTCGTCTATTTCATTCATCTTTACTTGAAAAAAGATAAGAAAGCGGCGCTGCTGCTTGCAATGGACGTATCGACGCTATTTTTCATTCTAGCGGCTGCGGCCCTGTTCAACATTGTTTTCAAATCCGGATTCGGACTCTACCTCATTGTGCTGATTCTGCTCATTGCTGCCGGACTTATCGGCGGCGCGCAAAACCGCTTGAAAGGGAAAGTGGATATCAAGCGGCTGCTTCGTGCGGTATGGCGTCTCGCGTTCGCCGGAACGGGGGTTGCTTACGTTCTCTTATTCCTAATCAGCTTTATTACATATATTTGGACAGCATGA
- a CDS encoding DUF2626 family protein has translation MARMYRVLGFFTLTIGLMAFAGNHIEMALLFFLQTAFFVIFGYLKFTERTYILLFWGYMIVAFTGFSYWTIFQMGLPL, from the coding sequence GTGGCACGCATGTACCGCGTCCTTGGCTTCTTCACATTAACCATTGGACTTATGGCCTTTGCCGGTAACCATATCGAAATGGCCCTGCTATTTTTCCTGCAAACGGCTTTTTTCGTCATCTTTGGTTACTTGAAGTTTACGGAGAGAACGTATATCCTGCTGTTCTGGGGATACATGATCGTCGCTTTTACGGGCTTCAGTTACTGGACGATCTTCCAGATGGGACTGCCTCTCTAA
- a CDS encoding PhoH family protein: MKKIFVLDTNVLLHDPNAIFAFEEHEVVIPAIVLEEIDSKKRNADELGRNARGVSRLLDGLRETGHLHDGVKLHNGGTVKVELNHRSFAKVQEMFGDISNDNRILAVALNYHLEEAELGSSKTVVLVSKDVLVRIKADVLGLTAQDYLSDRTAGPSELYAGYSTVKVHPGVIDEFYSYRSLPIKPLGLTYPLYPHEFVILKDEMGSGKSALLKVSEDSLKLAPLFLSNEPVWGISARNAQQRMALELLLNDEIPLVTITGKAGTGKTLLALAAGLLKVEDEHKYKKLLIARPVVPMGKDIGYLPGEKEEKLRPWMQPIYDNLEYLFDTKKSGDIDKILMGLGSIQVEALTYIRGRSIPGQFIIVDEAQNLTRHEVKTIVSRVGEGSKIVLLGDPEQIDHPYLDSASNGLTYLVERFKEQSLSGHITLEKGERSKLAQAAADLL; the protein is encoded by the coding sequence GTGAAAAAGATATTTGTATTGGATACGAATGTATTGCTGCATGATCCCAATGCGATTTTTGCCTTCGAGGAACATGAGGTCGTCATTCCGGCCATCGTCTTGGAGGAAATCGACTCCAAGAAGAGGAACGCTGACGAACTGGGCCGAAATGCACGGGGAGTCTCCAGGCTGCTTGACGGACTTCGCGAAACAGGACATCTCCACGACGGGGTAAAGCTGCATAATGGCGGAACGGTGAAGGTGGAGCTAAACCACCGCAGCTTCGCCAAAGTACAGGAGATGTTCGGGGATATATCGAACGATAACCGGATTCTGGCTGTCGCGCTTAACTACCACCTCGAGGAAGCCGAGCTCGGCTCCTCTAAAACAGTCGTGCTGGTAAGCAAAGATGTCCTTGTCCGCATTAAGGCTGACGTACTTGGTCTAACAGCCCAGGATTACCTCTCCGACCGTACAGCGGGCCCAAGCGAGCTGTATGCCGGATACTCCACCGTCAAAGTACATCCCGGCGTAATTGACGAGTTTTATTCCTACCGCTCTCTGCCCATCAAGCCGCTGGGACTAACCTATCCGCTGTATCCACACGAATTCGTTATCCTGAAGGATGAAATGGGCAGTGGAAAATCAGCTCTGCTTAAGGTTAGCGAGGATAGCCTAAAGCTTGCTCCGCTATTTCTCAGCAATGAACCTGTCTGGGGGATCAGCGCGCGCAATGCCCAGCAGCGGATGGCCCTTGAGCTGCTGTTAAATGACGAAATCCCGCTTGTGACTATTACAGGTAAAGCCGGCACCGGAAAGACCTTGCTTGCTCTGGCTGCCGGATTACTGAAGGTAGAGGATGAGCATAAATATAAGAAATTGTTGATTGCCCGTCCCGTCGTTCCGATGGGGAAGGATATCGGATACCTGCCTGGAGAGAAAGAAGAGAAGCTTCGGCCATGGATGCAGCCTATTTATGATAACCTGGAATATTTGTTTGATACGAAGAAATCGGGGGATATCGATAAGATCCTCATGGGTCTCGGGAGCATACAGGTTGAGGCGCTGACTTATATACGAGGCCGCTCCATTCCAGGACAGTTCATTATTGTGGATGAAGCCCAGAATTTGACGCGTCATGAGGTGAAAACCATCGTGTCGCGGGTCGGAGAAGGTAGTAAAATTGTACTGCTTGGTGACCCTGAGCAAATCGACCATCCCTATCTGGATTCCGCCAGCAATGGTCTGACTTATCTGGTGGAACGCTTCAAAGAACAAAGCTTGAGCGGCCATATCACCTTGGAAAAGGGGGAACGATCCAAATTGGCTCAGGCCGCCGCAGATTTGCTGTAA
- a CDS encoding ABC transporter ATP-binding protein → MEPILQVKDLHVSFQVKGGEVKAVRGMNFEIGKGETVAIVGESGSGKSVTAQTVMRLIPSPPSIIKQGEILFQGQNLLKKSNKEMEAIRGKDIGMIFQDPMTSLNPTIKVGKQITEVLIKHQNMSAAEAKDQAIEMLKLVGIKNVEARFNQYPHEFSGGMRQRAMIAIALACRPALLIADEPTTALDVTIQAQIMDVMKDMQQRLGTSIILITHDLGVVAGMCDRVIVMYAGEVVETGTKWEIFKNPQHPYTKGLLRSMPRLDQKKSEPLIPIIGTPPDLIKPPLGCPFAARCDQAMKICERIDPEATVFSDTHTARCWDLHPMAKEAQSS, encoded by the coding sequence ATGGAACCGATTTTACAAGTTAAGGATCTGCATGTATCCTTCCAGGTTAAAGGCGGAGAAGTAAAAGCCGTTCGTGGCATGAACTTTGAAATAGGAAAAGGGGAAACGGTTGCTATCGTCGGCGAATCGGGCAGTGGTAAGAGCGTCACGGCTCAGACAGTCATGCGCCTGATCCCGTCCCCTCCATCGATCATTAAGCAAGGCGAGATCCTGTTCCAAGGACAGAATTTGCTCAAGAAAAGCAATAAGGAAATGGAAGCTATTCGCGGTAAAGACATTGGCATGATCTTTCAGGACCCGATGACCTCTTTGAATCCGACGATTAAAGTCGGCAAGCAAATTACTGAAGTGTTAATCAAACATCAGAATATGTCAGCGGCTGAAGCTAAGGACCAAGCGATCGAGATGCTGAAGCTTGTAGGAATCAAAAACGTGGAAGCCCGCTTTAATCAATATCCTCATGAATTTTCCGGAGGGATGCGTCAGCGCGCGATGATCGCAATTGCGCTGGCTTGCCGGCCTGCTCTGCTGATCGCCGATGAGCCGACGACCGCCCTAGACGTGACGATACAAGCGCAAATTATGGATGTTATGAAGGACATGCAGCAGCGTCTTGGAACATCAATCATTCTGATTACGCACGACCTCGGCGTCGTAGCAGGCATGTGCGATCGCGTAATCGTTATGTATGCCGGGGAAGTGGTGGAAACCGGGACCAAATGGGAGATTTTCAAAAATCCTCAGCATCCCTACACCAAGGGACTGCTTCGTTCCATGCCGCGCCTCGACCAGAAGAAAAGCGAGCCGCTTATTCCGATTATCGGCACTCCGCCCGATTTGATTAAGCCGCCGCTAGGCTGCCCGTTTGCAGCCCGCTGCGATCAGGCGATGAAGATTTGTGAACGGATCGATCCAGAAGCGACCGTGTTTAGCGACACGCATACTGCACGGTGCTGGGACCTGCATCCGATGGCGAAGGAGGCGCAGTCGTCTTGA
- a CDS encoding RsfA family transcriptional regulator — translation MTAVRQDAWSAEDDLILAEVTLRHIREGSTQLTAFEEVGERIGRTAAACGFRWNSCVRKKYEAAIGIAKAQRQKRNYMKKQGSIASQTSIASLASVDLEEGLYKSEGVTEETISIDAVIRFLRGWKNTVQETNRYVKQLEKELREKDEELAVLREEKERLSDQVNEVQTDYRVVNDDYKALIQIMDRARRLAFLNEEDEELKTRFKMDANGNLERIE, via the coding sequence ATGACAGCTGTGAGACAAGATGCATGGAGCGCGGAGGACGACTTGATCCTGGCCGAGGTAACCTTGCGCCATATCCGCGAAGGGAGTACCCAACTGACTGCGTTTGAAGAGGTGGGGGAACGAATTGGGAGAACGGCAGCAGCTTGCGGTTTCCGCTGGAACAGCTGTGTCCGTAAAAAGTACGAAGCGGCTATTGGCATTGCCAAGGCGCAGCGGCAGAAACGGAACTATATGAAAAAGCAGGGATCGATCGCCAGCCAAACCTCGATCGCTTCTTTGGCTTCTGTAGATCTGGAAGAAGGACTCTATAAAAGTGAAGGGGTTACGGAAGAAACGATTTCCATCGATGCAGTTATCCGGTTTTTGCGGGGGTGGAAGAATACGGTTCAGGAAACGAACCGATATGTAAAGCAGCTTGAGAAAGAGCTTCGGGAGAAGGATGAAGAGCTGGCCGTGCTGCGTGAAGAGAAAGAGCGTTTGTCGGATCAGGTCAACGAAGTACAGACCGATTACAGGGTGGTAAACGATGATTATAAAGCGCTGATTCAAATCATGGACCGGGCGCGGCGGCTTGCATTTCTGAATGAAGAGGATGAAGAGTTAAAGACGAGATTCAAAATGGATGCGAACGGCAACCTGGAGCGAATCGAATAA
- a CDS encoding coiled-coil domain-containing protein has protein sequence MNRRLISFCSSCLLAASLVIVLVFPLNHARAFPLSEEEQEILEKSLSIIEIDREIARVEMKQQDTERSMLNLSKELAGKEEKLLIAQERAGARLRAYYMGEREDLLAALLSVNSWKDFFTVLDYYQLIMERDRDVLTGYRNELAKLNKSRKQLAAMADELAQMKDDLMMQRERVIELQRSVDGKLGASADPMHLRAMIEELTAYWENVGLHEVRRYFKALASAMMDFQDFLKDHQDSLVSENGGYVLVIREEDLNAFLRGKNDLLSNMAFLFEEDKIVATGSREGLNLRVEGHYTVEDVPQNAIVFHVDRLVFNGLELPDTTRLELEKDFDLGFYPQKIVPFVKAVEADIQKGTLTVKLKLSL, from the coding sequence TTGAACAGACGTCTCATATCCTTCTGCTCCTCCTGCTTGCTGGCAGCGTCGCTAGTTATAGTTCTAGTCTTCCCGTTAAACCATGCCCGTGCATTCCCATTATCGGAAGAGGAGCAGGAGATTTTGGAGAAGAGCTTGTCCATCATAGAAATTGACCGGGAGATTGCCCGAGTCGAAATGAAGCAGCAAGACACGGAACGTTCAATGCTTAACCTGTCCAAGGAGCTTGCCGGAAAAGAAGAGAAATTGCTGATCGCACAGGAACGTGCCGGCGCCCGGCTTAGAGCCTATTATATGGGGGAACGCGAGGATTTGCTTGCGGCTCTCCTGTCCGTAAACAGCTGGAAGGACTTCTTTACGGTACTAGATTACTACCAGTTGATCATGGAGCGGGATCGCGATGTGCTCACGGGCTACAGAAACGAGCTCGCCAAGCTGAACAAATCCCGGAAGCAGCTGGCGGCGATGGCCGATGAGCTGGCGCAAATGAAAGACGATCTGATGATGCAGCGTGAACGTGTGATAGAACTGCAGCGCAGCGTAGACGGAAAGCTTGGAGCGAGCGCCGATCCCATGCACCTGAGGGCGATGATCGAAGAGCTTACGGCTTATTGGGAAAATGTAGGGTTGCATGAGGTGCGCCGCTACTTCAAGGCTCTCGCTTCGGCGATGATGGATTTTCAAGACTTTCTGAAGGATCATCAAGACAGCCTGGTCTCGGAAAACGGAGGATATGTCCTCGTTATTCGTGAAGAGGATTTGAACGCCTTCCTGCGCGGCAAAAATGATCTGCTCAGCAATATGGCATTCCTTTTCGAAGAGGATAAAATTGTAGCTACGGGAAGCCGGGAAGGCCTTAATCTCCGGGTAGAAGGCCATTATACCGTAGAGGACGTTCCGCAGAACGCCATCGTGTTCCATGTGGATCGGCTCGTGTTCAACGGTCTGGAGCTGCCAGACACAACGCGCCTAGAGCTGGAGAAAGATTTTGATCTCGGATTTTATCCGCAAAAAATAGTTCCCTTCGTGAAAGCCGTCGAAGCAGACATTCAGAAGGGAACCTTGACCGTCAAGCTGAAGCTCTCTCTTTAG
- a CDS encoding ABC transporter substrate-binding protein has product MKRRNYWVLFAILLLALINLSPSKQSTLIRNEEGIIPEPVSLPNPKEVQEPGHFRVAVQMNEGEFLRLQQWNYEYMNQFADQVELVNLPSGESYRDLLQQFELGESPDVLLLDNVWIRKFASSGYLLPAERYYSSPLSGEVLSVTLGQNEWNGYLWGVPFDTDPYVFAYNPALIKELGLDHPPQSADDWEKLLSSFKKQSRIPSLLAVDISEPYAALSLLWQFGGNAAAGSPPFEMSEGMQRGIRYLEELRPYLLRYDTEAQSASNVWKRIYDGEVAICLTRSSQIRDGQHPRMEAFIPDSGNTGTTMWSYGRSFVVSSKSPNAEAAGAWIEEMTGAGRQREWHETTGHLPVLKSLYFEFERNKIPAWVPASLVGSKPDALPVGSLLPEQMEQFARLTTDFMNSRLTLEQYGKEITQIGRDK; this is encoded by the coding sequence GTGAAGCGTAGAAATTATTGGGTGCTTTTTGCGATCCTTTTACTTGCTTTAATTAACTTGTCTCCAAGTAAGCAGTCGACTCTTATTCGCAATGAGGAAGGCATCATTCCTGAGCCCGTATCTCTTCCGAACCCCAAAGAGGTTCAGGAGCCGGGGCATTTTCGGGTTGCTGTACAGATGAATGAAGGAGAATTTCTGCGTCTGCAGCAATGGAACTATGAATATATGAATCAGTTTGCGGATCAGGTAGAGCTGGTGAATTTGCCATCCGGTGAATCGTACCGCGATTTACTGCAGCAGTTCGAATTGGGGGAATCTCCGGATGTTCTGCTGCTGGACAATGTCTGGATACGGAAATTCGCTTCCAGCGGATATCTGCTGCCTGCTGAGCGCTACTACTCCAGCCCTTTATCAGGAGAGGTACTGAGCGTAACATTGGGCCAGAATGAATGGAATGGCTACTTATGGGGAGTCCCCTTTGATACCGATCCTTATGTATTCGCATACAATCCCGCATTAATCAAGGAATTAGGGCTGGATCATCCTCCGCAATCGGCCGACGACTGGGAGAAGCTTTTATCCTCATTCAAGAAGCAGAGCCGCATCCCAAGTCTTTTAGCGGTGGATATTAGCGAACCTTACGCGGCTCTATCCTTGCTTTGGCAGTTTGGCGGGAATGCGGCGGCAGGAAGCCCGCCGTTTGAAATGTCGGAGGGGATGCAGCGAGGCATTCGGTACCTCGAAGAACTTCGCCCTTATTTGCTTCGTTATGATACGGAAGCCCAATCTGCGTCAAACGTTTGGAAGCGCATTTATGATGGCGAGGTGGCGATTTGCCTTACCCGTTCATCGCAGATCAGAGACGGGCAGCATCCGCGAATGGAGGCATTCATACCCGATTCGGGGAATACGGGCACTACGATGTGGAGCTACGGGCGCAGCTTCGTAGTTTCCTCCAAGAGCCCAAATGCCGAAGCCGCAGGAGCGTGGATCGAGGAAATGACCGGAGCCGGCAGGCAGCGGGAGTGGCATGAAACTACAGGGCATCTGCCTGTCCTTAAATCGTTGTATTTTGAATTTGAAAGAAATAAAATACCGGCATGGGTTCCGGCCTCGCTGGTGGGAAGCAAGCCGGACGCGTTGCCCGTTGGCAGCCTTCTTCCCGAGCAAATGGAGCAGTTCGCCCGCCTGACGACGGATTTCATGAACAGTCGGCTCACCCTCGAGCAATACGGCAAGGAAATCACACAGATTGGGCGCGACAAATAA
- a CDS encoding peptide ABC transporter substrate-binding protein translates to MKKNKSLLLLLTLVLALSTLLAACGSNDKGASDGGKNNTPAENASSGEEKLAADQTLRVNLSAEPPTFDPAQAQDSQANTVLKTMYEGLARMDEHGQPVPAAAEKWDVDGTKYTFHLRKDAKWSNGDPVTANDFVFAWERVLSPNTQPAAPYAYQLYYLKNAQAYNEGKITDFSQVGVKATDDYTLEVELDAPTPYFLGLTSFYTFYPVHQSVKDDAKWAVDASKMIVNGPFTLTTWIKGQTIEVTKNENYWDKDDIKLNKITMSLVNSGATEITSYRNNELDRAGHPNGEIPTDQIPIVQKELKDEYKVKGIASTYYYQFNVTAKPFDNAKIRKAFAMAIDRQIIVDKVTLGGQIPAFGFIPPGIAGVNDEYRTEVKDDYFTENVEEAKKLLEEGMQEEGYTKLPDITLTYNSSEAHKKIALAVADMWKKNLGVDVKTENQEWAVFIENRKNLNYQVARAGWSADYNDPMTFIDLWTSNSGNNDIGFKNEEFDKLIAEAKAIEDNTKRNENFKKAEEILVKDNMAIMPIYYYTNVAVEKPWLKGVSLDFSGAIDYTRAYITDARK, encoded by the coding sequence ATGAAGAAGAATAAGAGTCTCTTGCTTCTTTTGACATTGGTATTGGCACTCAGCACATTGCTTGCTGCTTGCGGTTCCAATGACAAAGGCGCCTCTGATGGCGGCAAGAACAATACACCTGCCGAGAATGCAAGCAGCGGTGAGGAGAAGTTGGCAGCGGATCAAACGCTTAGAGTTAATCTGAGCGCTGAGCCTCCAACATTCGACCCTGCCCAAGCGCAAGATAGCCAAGCTAACACTGTCCTCAAAACAATGTACGAAGGTCTGGCTCGTATGGATGAGCACGGGCAACCTGTTCCTGCTGCGGCGGAAAAATGGGATGTAGACGGTACGAAATATACGTTCCACCTGCGCAAAGACGCAAAATGGAGCAACGGCGACCCTGTAACGGCTAATGACTTCGTGTTCGCATGGGAGCGCGTACTTAGCCCGAACACACAGCCGGCTGCACCTTATGCTTACCAATTGTACTACCTGAAAAATGCTCAAGCTTACAATGAAGGCAAAATTACAGATTTCAGCCAAGTTGGTGTAAAGGCAACTGATGACTACACATTGGAAGTTGAACTGGATGCACCGACGCCATACTTCCTTGGTCTGACTTCTTTCTATACTTTCTACCCTGTCCACCAATCTGTTAAAGATGATGCGAAATGGGCAGTAGACGCAAGCAAAATGATCGTAAATGGTCCGTTTACTTTGACGACTTGGATAAAAGGGCAAACGATCGAAGTCACTAAAAATGAAAATTATTGGGACAAAGACGACATCAAGCTGAACAAAATTACGATGTCCCTTGTAAATAGTGGAGCAACTGAAATCACCAGTTACAGAAACAATGAATTGGATCGCGCAGGACATCCGAACGGGGAAATTCCTACCGACCAAATTCCGATTGTTCAAAAAGAATTGAAAGATGAATATAAAGTAAAAGGTATTGCAAGTACGTACTACTATCAGTTTAACGTTACAGCTAAACCGTTTGACAACGCTAAAATCCGTAAAGCATTCGCCATGGCGATCGATCGTCAAATTATCGTCGACAAAGTAACGCTTGGCGGGCAAATTCCGGCATTCGGCTTCATTCCTCCAGGTATCGCAGGGGTGAACGATGAATATCGTACTGAGGTTAAAGACGATTACTTCACCGAGAATGTAGAAGAAGCTAAGAAACTCCTTGAAGAAGGTATGCAAGAAGAAGGCTACACGAAATTGCCTGATATCACATTGACTTACAACTCCAGTGAAGCGCATAAGAAAATTGCTCTTGCCGTAGCTGATATGTGGAAGAAAAACCTTGGCGTTGACGTGAAAACGGAAAACCAAGAGTGGGCCGTATTTATCGAAAACCGCAAAAACTTGAACTATCAAGTGGCACGTGCTGGTTGGAGCGCGGACTATAACGATCCGATGACATTTATCGACCTGTGGACTTCCAACAGCGGTAATAACGATATCGGCTTTAAGAATGAAGAATTCGACAAGCTGATCGCTGAAGCTAAGGCTATCGAAGATAACACAAAACGTAACGAAAACTTCAAAAAAGCTGAGGAAATCCTTGTTAAGGACAATATGGCAATTATGCCAATCTACTACTATACAAACGTAGCGGTAGAAAAACCATGGCTTAAAGGCGTATCGCTCGATTTCAGCGGTGCGATCGACTATACTCGCGCTTACATTACCGACGCGCGTAAGTAA
- a CDS encoding ABC transporter permease codes for MVRYIANKFFYMLVSLFILISATFFLMQAIPGDPLTSEKQVPPAIKERLYEQLGLDRPVYEQYLKYLGNIVQGDFGISMKKINQDVSDIIGQTFSTSLKLGLVAIIVAVIVGVLLGMLAALYHRKLIDNVAMVLAVLGIAVPSFVVATLLQYVFSSKLQLLPTMGFNGPMYYILPVAALTAQPIAFIARLTRSSMLEVLHADYIKTAKAKGLGWMAILFRHVIRNGIMPVITYLGPMTANIVTGSVVIEQIFGIGGIGKQFVEAISVRDYPVIMGITIFYGILLMLARFVTDIAYMFVDPRIKLNKGKEG; via the coding sequence ATGGTTCGTTATATTGCCAATAAGTTTTTCTACATGTTGGTTTCATTGTTCATTCTAATCTCGGCCACCTTCTTTCTGATGCAAGCAATTCCAGGGGATCCACTAACCTCAGAAAAACAGGTTCCGCCTGCGATTAAGGAGCGCCTGTATGAACAATTAGGTTTGGATAGGCCCGTTTATGAGCAATATTTAAAATATTTGGGGAATATCGTCCAAGGGGACTTCGGAATTTCGATGAAGAAGATCAACCAGGATGTCTCCGACATCATTGGGCAGACGTTTTCGACTTCATTGAAGCTCGGGTTGGTTGCCATCATCGTAGCGGTTATTGTGGGCGTACTGCTCGGAATGCTGGCAGCGCTGTATCATCGCAAGCTGATCGATAACGTGGCGATGGTGTTAGCGGTGCTTGGCATTGCTGTTCCCAGCTTTGTTGTTGCAACTTTGCTTCAATACGTCTTTTCTTCAAAACTTCAATTACTGCCGACGATGGGCTTTAATGGGCCGATGTACTATATTTTGCCGGTTGCCGCTTTGACAGCTCAGCCGATCGCGTTCATTGCGAGATTGACCCGTTCAAGCATGCTCGAGGTGCTGCATGCCGATTATATCAAGACGGCTAAAGCTAAGGGCCTCGGCTGGATGGCCATATTGTTCCGCCACGTTATTCGAAATGGTATTATGCCGGTTATCACTTATTTAGGGCCAATGACTGCGAATATCGTCACCGGTTCCGTCGTCATCGAGCAGATTTTCGGAATCGGCGGTATTGGTAAGCAGTTCGTTGAGGCGATAAGCGTCCGCGATTATCCGGTCATCATGGGCATTACGATTTTCTACGGCATCCTACTGATGTTGGCCCGGTTTGTTACGGATATTGCATATATGTTCGTAGATCCCCGCATTAAACTAAACAAAGGAAAGGAGGGGTAA
- a CDS encoding ketopantoate reductase family protein — MKFEIVGSGALGLLFGSKLAASGQGVRFWTRTAEQAELLVQKGIVLQEGEGSAPAVLAVSAAHPLQDAAGLARPDGHADWVMLVTKQRHICSSLVKGLQPLLGPKTNILCFQNGVGHLEYLSASFPGTPIYAAITTEGAKRPFPWQVIRSGQGTTTIGMAEQSGESADLCSKNAAEKLIDALNMAGFYALLSKHIDREIYRKLLVNAVINPLTAIWRIPNGELLDSAERRALLKQLCDEAAAIYTARGIPFEGDAYELVAEVCRLTASNTSSMLKDVLQGTPTEIDYINGRLAEMAKQACVSAPGHELLWRLVRGLHK; from the coding sequence ATGAAATTCGAGATCGTTGGATCGGGCGCACTCGGTTTGCTCTTTGGAAGCAAACTGGCTGCTTCTGGTCAAGGGGTCCGGTTTTGGACAAGAACGGCGGAGCAGGCCGAGCTGCTGGTTCAGAAGGGTATCGTTTTGCAGGAAGGAGAAGGAAGCGCTCCGGCCGTCCTCGCAGTTTCGGCCGCCCATCCACTGCAAGATGCCGCCGGCTTGGCACGACCGGATGGACATGCCGATTGGGTTATGCTGGTAACGAAGCAACGGCATATCTGCAGCAGCCTAGTTAAAGGGCTGCAGCCACTGCTTGGGCCTAAAACGAATATCCTGTGCTTTCAAAATGGAGTCGGGCATTTGGAATATTTGTCAGCAAGCTTTCCTGGCACCCCGATTTATGCGGCTATTACGACCGAAGGAGCGAAGCGTCCTTTCCCATGGCAGGTCATCCGTTCTGGGCAGGGGACGACCACGATCGGCATGGCAGAACAGAGCGGCGAATCAGCGGATTTATGCTCAAAAAATGCCGCAGAAAAATTAATTGATGCCCTTAATATGGCAGGATTTTACGCACTTCTGTCGAAACACATCGATAGGGAAATTTATAGAAAACTGCTTGTTAATGCTGTGATTAATCCGCTGACTGCGATTTGGCGAATCCCCAACGGCGAACTATTGGATTCCGCAGAACGCAGGGCGCTGCTGAAGCAGCTTTGCGATGAGGCGGCGGCGATATACACGGCCCGGGGCATTCCTTTCGAAGGGGATGCTTACGAGTTAGTAGCGGAGGTATGCCGCTTGACGGCGAGCAATACTTCCTCGATGCTGAAGGACGTACTGCAAGGAACGCCGACGGAAATCGACTATATTAACGGCCGGCTCGCAGAAATGGCCAAACAGGCCTGTGTTTCGGCTCCCGGCCACGAATTGTTATGGCGGCTCGTTCGCGGACTACATAAGTGA
- a CDS encoding ABC transporter permease, which translates to MDLKPMKVMPAPADLKPEDFRKIGTDEKEAEVIQRESISAWKDAWYRLRSNKLAMGALLMLLLITLAAIVGPRISEYNYYSNDYLNTNSPPSAEHWFGTDDLGRDMFVRTWMGARISLVVGLAAACIDLLIGVIYGGIMGYFGGRVDEIMNKFSEILYSIPYLLVTILLLVVMEPSLGTIILALTITGWINMSWIVRGEIMQLKSREFVLASRSMGAGSGRLLFRHLLPNAVGPIIVTVTLSVPNAIFAEAFLSFLGLGVQAPIASLGSMISDALTGWLYYPWRMLFPAILISLTMLSFNIFGDGLRDALDPKLKK; encoded by the coding sequence ATGGATTTAAAACCGATGAAAGTAATGCCGGCCCCTGCTGACCTGAAGCCGGAAGATTTCCGTAAAATCGGCACGGACGAGAAGGAAGCGGAAGTCATTCAGCGTGAAAGTATTTCAGCTTGGAAAGATGCATGGTATCGCTTGCGCAGCAACAAGCTGGCGATGGGAGCCTTACTCATGCTGCTGTTAATCACTCTAGCGGCTATTGTTGGACCAAGGATTTCAGAATATAACTATTATTCTAATGATTATCTGAATACTAATTCGCCGCCGTCTGCGGAGCATTGGTTCGGAACCGATGACCTCGGGCGCGACATGTTCGTTCGTACCTGGATGGGGGCGAGAATTTCCCTGGTCGTAGGTTTGGCCGCTGCTTGTATCGACTTGCTGATTGGCGTTATTTACGGCGGTATCATGGGTTATTTTGGTGGCCGTGTGGATGAAATCATGAATAAGTTTTCGGAGATTTTGTATTCCATCCCTTACCTTCTGGTAACCATTCTCCTTCTTGTCGTTATGGAGCCGAGTCTGGGCACGATTATTTTGGCTCTGACGATTACCGGATGGATCAATATGTCCTGGATTGTACGCGGTGAAATTATGCAGCTCAAAAGCCGCGAATTTGTACTTGCTTCCCGCTCTATGGGCGCAGGATCGGGACGCCTGCTATTCCGTCACTTGCTCCCGAACGCTGTAGGACCGATTATTGTTACTGTGACTCTGTCTGTTCCGAATGCCATTTTCGCCGAAGCGTTTCTTAGCTTCCTCGGACTTGGCGTGCAAGCGCCAATCGCATCTCTCGGTTCAATGATCAGTGACGCGCTTACCGGCTGGCTGTACTACCCTTGGCGGATGCTGTTCCCAGCCATTCTAATCAGCTTAACCATGCTGTCGTTTAACATATTCGGCGACGGTCTTCGCGACGCGCTGGACCCTAAACTGAAGAAATAG